A window of Pseudomonas mucidolens contains these coding sequences:
- a CDS encoding TonB-dependent receptor yields the protein MLFPSRLTLLAACCSVSFLTQAAEPIELGVTDITADAINPNSNTLPTPYAGGQVARGGQMGVLGNQDNMDVPFVMTSYTSTLIGDQQAEDVGDVLLNDPSVRQSYGFGNQSQVFVIRGLPLSSDDISYNGLYGVLPRQILSTDAIERVEVFKGPNAFINGVSPTGSGLGGGVNLQPKRAEDVPTRRYTQDISSDGRIGEHLDIGQRFGEDNRFGARLNLSQREGETAIDNQDQRTKLFVAGLDYRGDNFRVSSDFGYQKQRVNGLRNSVNIGNVTRIPTAPRASHNYGQDWTYSETEDTFGMIRGDWDLNENWTAYLAGGAKHTRETGIYATPTLVGNNGVATIGGSEIPHNEDNTTFSGGLNGRFNTGPISHQIAIGGSTIWTEQENAYTFYRPVTGNSNIYNTPALPKPTAVSSTGGKMGDPGVTGKTRNRSLAISDTLGLFDDKLLVTYGVRRQQLRVENYKYDGSTSNGVANPANDGSRSTIYDEAITTPVYGIVYKPVESVSLYANRIEGLAKGPVASGTGVTNLGEAFPPGRTKQLEAGIKLDMQTFGANLGVFRIEKPSDGYVDNARKLYVRDGEQVNKGLEISVFGEPIEGLRLMAGGTRMTSELKKTAGGLNDGNHAIGVPTFQLNASVDWDVPGIEGAALSARMLRTGGQYADQANNLSLPTWNRFDAGARYKMKLVEKDLTLRVNLENITDKNYWASANGGYLSQGDPRLVKFSGTIDF from the coding sequence ATGCTATTTCCATCTCGCCTTACGTTGCTTGCTGCATGCTGCTCAGTCAGTTTTCTTACCCAGGCGGCAGAACCTATTGAATTGGGAGTGACCGACATTACTGCCGATGCGATCAACCCTAATTCCAACACGTTACCCACGCCCTATGCGGGTGGTCAGGTGGCGAGGGGAGGCCAGATGGGGGTGCTGGGAAATCAGGACAACATGGATGTCCCGTTCGTGATGACCAGTTACACCTCAACGCTGATTGGGGATCAACAAGCTGAAGACGTGGGTGATGTGCTTCTCAACGATCCGTCGGTACGTCAATCCTATGGGTTTGGTAACCAATCTCAAGTGTTCGTGATTCGAGGCTTGCCGCTTAGCAGCGACGACATTTCCTACAATGGGTTGTATGGCGTTTTACCGCGTCAAATTCTATCGACGGATGCTATCGAGCGTGTCGAGGTATTCAAAGGCCCCAACGCGTTTATCAACGGTGTCAGTCCGACGGGCTCGGGTCTTGGGGGCGGAGTCAACTTGCAGCCCAAGCGCGCAGAGGATGTGCCGACTCGTCGCTACACGCAGGACATCAGCAGCGATGGCCGCATTGGCGAGCATTTGGATATCGGGCAGCGATTCGGCGAGGATAACCGGTTTGGCGCCAGGTTAAACCTGAGCCAGCGGGAAGGTGAAACAGCGATCGACAACCAGGATCAGCGCACAAAGTTGTTCGTTGCGGGCTTGGACTATCGAGGTGATAACTTCCGCGTTTCCAGCGATTTTGGGTATCAGAAACAGCGTGTCAATGGACTGCGTAATTCTGTGAATATCGGGAACGTCACCCGCATTCCCACTGCTCCACGCGCTAGCCACAATTATGGACAGGACTGGACCTACTCCGAAACGGAAGACACCTTCGGCATGATTCGTGGCGATTGGGATCTGAACGAAAACTGGACGGCATACCTTGCTGGTGGAGCAAAGCACACCCGAGAAACCGGGATATACGCCACCCCGACACTGGTGGGCAATAACGGCGTAGCTACGATCGGTGGCTCAGAAATTCCCCACAATGAAGACAATACAACGTTCAGTGGAGGGTTGAACGGGCGCTTTAACACTGGCCCTATTTCCCACCAGATTGCGATCGGGGGCTCAACGATCTGGACCGAGCAGGAAAACGCGTACACGTTCTATCGTCCCGTTACCGGGAATAGCAATATTTACAACACCCCGGCGCTTCCTAAGCCGACTGCGGTGTCCAGCACTGGCGGTAAAATGGGTGATCCCGGGGTGACCGGCAAAACCCGCAACCGTAGCCTGGCGATTTCCGACACGTTGGGCTTGTTCGATGACAAATTGCTGGTCACCTATGGTGTCCGCCGTCAGCAGCTGCGTGTCGAAAACTATAAGTACGATGGCAGCACTTCAAACGGTGTAGCCAATCCAGCAAACGATGGCAGTCGTAGCACTATCTACGATGAAGCCATTACCACGCCTGTTTACGGCATCGTGTACAAGCCTGTGGAGAGCGTGTCGCTCTACGCCAACAGAATCGAAGGCCTTGCAAAAGGGCCAGTGGCGTCCGGTACAGGTGTCACGAACCTGGGCGAAGCCTTTCCCCCTGGCCGCACAAAACAGTTGGAAGCGGGTATCAAGCTGGACATGCAAACCTTCGGTGCCAACTTGGGTGTTTTCCGCATCGAGAAACCTTCCGATGGCTACGTCGACAACGCGCGCAAGCTCTATGTGCGTGATGGGGAACAGGTCAACAAAGGGCTAGAGATCAGCGTTTTCGGCGAGCCAATCGAAGGCCTCCGGTTGATGGCCGGCGGTACCCGCATGACGTCTGAACTCAAAAAAACCGCAGGCGGTCTCAACGATGGTAATCACGCCATTGGCGTGCCAACGTTTCAGCTCAATGCCAGCGTAGATTGGGATGTTCCGGGTATCGAAGGTGCCGCTCTCAGCGCAAGGATGTTGCGCACGGGCGGGCAGTACGCTGATCAGGCTAACAACCTGAGCTTGCCTACATGGAACCGTTTCGACGCTGGTGCACGTTATAAAATGAAACTCGTGGAGAAAGACCTGACGTTGCGCGTCAACCTGGAAAACATTACCGACAAGAACTACTGGGCCTCGGCAAACGGCGGCTACCTCTCGCAGGGTGACCCACGCTTGGTGAAATTCTCGGGAACTATCGATTTCTAA
- a CDS encoding class I SAM-dependent methyltransferase, which translates to MTSGSSGAGCCYCAKHCCTSWFLVEERRKNQRLIAPTLQDFMKQDHTSPYANAGMIASYTDDAPRKVPGLADLHRMMMLLLAEQAPSGAHILVLGAGGGLETKALAEAQPSWQLTGVDPSPAMLDLARRTIVPFSDRISLVEGTVDQAPAGPFDGATCLLTLHHIERSERLRTLKEIHRRLKPGVNIVIAGHSAPEPDPIHWITRSVAFGDRRGLDPATAANTGKLMAERLHLLTPAEEKEMLQEAGFLNVAMFYAAFSFRGWVGTARSR; encoded by the coding sequence ATGACTTCCGGCTCGTCAGGCGCCGGCTGCTGTTATTGCGCCAAGCACTGCTGTACTTCCTGGTTTCTCGTTGAAGAACGCAGGAAAAACCAGCGTTTGATCGCTCCCACTCTTCAGGATTTTATGAAACAAGACCACACTTCGCCCTATGCGAACGCGGGCATGATTGCATCTTATACGGACGATGCGCCTCGCAAGGTCCCGGGGCTTGCCGATCTCCATCGCATGATGATGCTACTTCTGGCTGAACAAGCCCCCAGTGGAGCCCACATTCTTGTCCTTGGCGCAGGAGGCGGACTGGAAACCAAAGCCTTGGCTGAAGCACAACCAAGTTGGCAGCTGACCGGTGTCGATCCTTCACCCGCCATGTTAGATCTGGCGCGCCGAACGATTGTGCCATTTTCGGATCGCATCAGTTTAGTCGAGGGGACTGTGGACCAGGCGCCTGCAGGACCCTTCGACGGTGCAACCTGCCTTCTCACGCTCCACCATATCGAACGGAGTGAGCGGTTGCGCACGCTGAAGGAAATACATCGTCGGCTAAAACCTGGTGTGAACATCGTGATCGCAGGACACTCGGCTCCGGAACCCGATCCAATCCACTGGATAACGCGTTCTGTTGCTTTTGGCGATCGTCGTGGCCTCGATCCGGCGACCGCAGCTAATACGGGAAAGTTGATGGCTGAGCGCCTGCACCTGCTAACCCCAGCCGAGGAAAAAGAGATGTTGCAAGAGGCCGGTTTTCTGAATGTCGCAATGTTTTATGCGGCGTTTTCCTTCCGCGGATGGGTCGGAACTGCTCGCTCGCGATAG
- a CDS encoding helix-turn-helix transcriptional regulator: MDRLSTLLSQFGVRANLFYNGKLCGLASYNGTERRGYIHLLQAGSVTLSGPDRKDLLLTCPSLIFMPRPSRHQLFADESESAQLLCASVEFEGGVDNPLSASLPDCLVLSLDELPMLADTLKWMFDEAAGGHCGREAALNCLFELLIILLFRHLLDHQQLRSGMMAGLADVRLARSLVQIHNAPHRAWSIAELASESNMSRAAYAVHFRAVIGQTPADYLLSWRISLAQKRLREGRSITLIAAEVGYESPSALARAFRRKTGYSPRDWMKDLSGECDGAMA, translated from the coding sequence ATGGATCGCTTGTCCACGTTGTTGTCGCAGTTTGGAGTGCGCGCAAACCTGTTTTACAACGGCAAACTGTGCGGCTTGGCGTCCTACAATGGCACTGAACGGCGTGGTTATATCCATCTGCTGCAGGCGGGTAGCGTCACGTTGTCGGGGCCCGATCGCAAGGACTTGCTGCTGACCTGCCCCAGCCTGATTTTCATGCCACGTCCCAGCCGTCATCAACTCTTTGCTGATGAGTCCGAGAGCGCTCAACTGCTGTGTGCGTCAGTGGAGTTCGAGGGCGGCGTAGATAACCCGTTGTCGGCGTCGCTACCCGATTGCCTGGTGCTGTCCCTGGATGAGCTGCCAATGTTGGCCGATACGCTGAAATGGATGTTCGACGAGGCGGCAGGCGGACATTGTGGCAGGGAGGCCGCACTGAATTGCTTGTTCGAATTATTGATCATTTTGTTGTTTCGGCACCTGCTCGACCATCAACAGTTGCGTAGCGGAATGATGGCTGGATTGGCCGACGTGCGGCTGGCGCGATCTCTTGTACAGATTCACAATGCACCTCATCGTGCCTGGTCGATCGCGGAACTGGCGAGCGAGTCGAACATGTCGCGTGCAGCCTATGCGGTGCATTTTCGGGCGGTTATCGGGCAAACACCTGCGGATTATCTGTTGAGTTGGCGTATCAGCCTGGCGCAAAAACGTCTGCGTGAAGGACGCTCGATTACGCTGATCGCCGCCGAAGTCGGTTATGAAAGCCCTTCGGCACTTGCACGCGCATTTCGACGCAAGACGGGTTATAGCCCTCGGGACTGGATGAAAGATCTGTCAGGAGAATGTGACGGGGCAATGGCCTGA
- a CDS encoding YkgB family protein: protein MKTLSLKNPRTSVENPSTLGGRTMAIGTYGAYFALTVIYFWFGGMKFTHYEAVGLVPLVSNSPFLGWVYGIFSVDTFSSLLGVLEVSIGVLIAGRVLSPKLSLIGGALSAGLFFTTLSFMFSTPGVIEPSLGFPGISVAPGQFLLKDIGLLVASIFVAGHSLTELESR from the coding sequence ATGAAAACCTTAAGTCTCAAGAACCCTAGAACCAGCGTAGAAAACCCTTCAACGCTCGGGGGCCGAACCATGGCAATAGGCACCTACGGTGCTTACTTTGCACTTACCGTGATTTACTTCTGGTTCGGCGGTATGAAGTTCACCCACTACGAAGCAGTCGGACTGGTTCCGCTGGTGAGCAATAGCCCTTTCCTGGGTTGGGTTTATGGCATTTTCAGTGTGGATACCTTCTCCAGCCTGCTCGGCGTGCTGGAGGTCTCGATCGGTGTTCTGATCGCAGGTCGCGTGCTGTCACCAAAGCTCTCATTGATCGGTGGTGCGCTGTCTGCCGGATTGTTCTTCACAACCCTGAGCTTTATGTTCTCAACCCCCGGCGTGATTGAGCCTAGCCTCGGTTTTCCAGGCATTTCGGTTGCGCCGGGTCAGTTTCTTCTTAAAGACATCGGGTTGCTTGTCGCTTCGATATTTGTGGCCGGTCACTCTTTAACCGAATTGGAAAGCCGTTAA
- a CDS encoding nucleoside permease, with protein MTWMTARLSAMMFLQFFIWGGWFVTLGTFLSSQLGASGGQIGMAFSTQSWGAIIAPFVIGLIADRFFNAERILAVLHLVGAVLLYQLYRAPDFGAFYPYVLAYMMIYMPTLALVNSVAFRQMRDPALEFSRIRVWGTVGWIVAGVVISFVFAWDSKDAIASGGLRNTFLMAALASLVLGLYSFTLPSTAPLKSETRRRGLKQMLGLDALGLLKDRSYLVFFIASILICIPLAFYYQNANPFLAEIGVTNPTAKMAIGQVSEVLFMLLLPLFIHRFGIKIALLMGMLAWALRYVLFAYGNNADLAFMLFTGIALHGICYDFFFVSGQIYTDAKTPERFRSSAQGLITLATYGFGMLIGFWVAGHVSDYYATPAGHQWQSIWLFPACFSLGVVLVFLFAFRDERAVELASAKV; from the coding sequence ATGACGTGGATGACTGCGCGCTTGAGCGCCATGATGTTTCTGCAGTTCTTTATCTGGGGTGGCTGGTTCGTCACCCTGGGCACTTTCCTGTCCAGCCAGTTGGGTGCCAGCGGCGGCCAGATTGGCATGGCGTTCTCGACCCAGTCCTGGGGCGCGATCATTGCCCCGTTCGTGATCGGGCTGATCGCTGACCGCTTCTTCAATGCCGAGCGTATCCTGGCGGTGCTGCACCTGGTGGGGGCGGTGTTGCTCTATCAGCTGTACCGGGCGCCGGACTTCGGCGCGTTCTATCCCTACGTGCTGGCCTACATGATGATCTATATGCCGACCCTGGCATTGGTCAATTCCGTGGCTTTTCGGCAGATGCGCGACCCGGCGCTTGAGTTCTCGCGTATTCGGGTGTGGGGCACCGTGGGCTGGATCGTCGCCGGCGTGGTGATCAGTTTTGTCTTCGCCTGGGACTCTAAAGACGCCATTGCTAGCGGTGGCCTGCGCAACACTTTCCTGATGGCGGCGCTGGCGTCCCTGGTGCTGGGGCTGTACAGCTTTACCCTACCGAGTACCGCGCCGCTCAAGTCCGAAACCCGCCGCAGAGGCCTCAAGCAGATGCTCGGTCTGGATGCGCTGGGCCTGCTCAAAGACCGCAGCTACCTGGTGTTCTTCATTGCCTCGATCCTGATCTGCATTCCGCTGGCGTTCTATTACCAGAATGCCAATCCGTTCCTCGCGGAAATCGGCGTGACCAATCCCACGGCGAAGATGGCCATCGGGCAGGTCTCCGAAGTCCTGTTCATGCTCCTGCTGCCTCTGTTCATTCACCGCTTCGGCATCAAGATCGCATTATTGATGGGCATGTTGGCCTGGGCCTTGCGCTACGTGCTGTTCGCCTACGGCAATAACGCGGACCTGGCCTTCATGCTGTTCACCGGTATTGCCTTGCACGGTATCTGCTACGACTTTTTCTTTGTGTCCGGGCAGATCTACACCGACGCCAAAACTCCAGAGCGCTTCAGAAGTTCGGCTCAAGGCCTGATTACCCTGGCCACCTATGGCTTTGGCATGCTGATCGGTTTTTGGGTCGCGGGTCATGTCTCCGACTACTACGCCACCCCCGCGGGTCATCAGTGGCAGAGCATCTGGTTGTTCCCGGCCTGCTTTTCCCTGGGCGTGGTGCTGGTGTTCCTGTTTGCCTTCCGCGATGAGCGAGCGGTGGAACTGGCATCAGCCAAGGTTTGA
- a CDS encoding sugar phosphate isomerase/epimerase family protein yields MKQQTPAVTPNALAHQGLRGPGIFLAQFIADEAPFDTLANIAQWAASQGYKAIQLPTLGTRYIDLERAAESQSYCDELKAVCASAGVEISELSTHLQGQLVAVHPAFDAVFDDFAPAHLRGQPQARTEWAIEQLKLAARASQRLGLTAHATFSGALLWPYMYPWPQRPAGLVEQGFAELAKRWLPILDCFDEAGVDLCYEIHPGEDLHDGATFERFLDAVDHHPRAAILYDPSHLLLQQMDYLGFIDRYHSRIRMFHVKDAEFRPDARSGVYGGYQSWVERPGRFRSLGDGQIDFKSIFSKLTQYGFTGWAVLEWECCLKDSAQGAAEGAGFIREHMITRSQKAFDDFVSVASDAASNRRLLGLPDA; encoded by the coding sequence ATGAAACAGCAGACGCCTGCCGTGACCCCGAACGCCCTGGCCCATCAAGGTCTGCGCGGACCTGGGATATTCCTGGCGCAGTTCATCGCTGATGAAGCGCCTTTCGACACCCTGGCCAATATCGCCCAGTGGGCGGCATCCCAAGGCTACAAAGCCATCCAACTGCCGACCCTCGGCACGCGCTACATCGACCTTGAACGTGCTGCCGAAAGCCAGAGCTATTGCGATGAATTGAAGGCCGTGTGCGCCAGCGCCGGGGTTGAAATCAGCGAGCTGTCCACCCACCTGCAAGGGCAGTTGGTGGCCGTGCACCCGGCGTTCGATGCGGTGTTCGATGACTTCGCGCCGGCTCATCTGCGTGGCCAACCCCAGGCACGCACCGAGTGGGCGATTGAGCAATTGAAGCTGGCGGCGCGGGCCAGTCAGCGTCTGGGGTTGACGGCGCACGCGACCTTTTCCGGGGCCTTGCTATGGCCCTATATGTACCCCTGGCCGCAACGTCCCGCGGGGTTGGTGGAGCAAGGTTTTGCCGAACTGGCCAAGCGCTGGCTGCCGATCCTCGACTGCTTTGATGAGGCCGGTGTCGACCTGTGCTACGAAATTCATCCCGGTGAGGACCTGCACGACGGCGCCACATTCGAGCGTTTCCTCGATGCCGTCGATCACCATCCGCGCGCGGCCATCCTCTATGACCCCAGCCACCTGCTGCTGCAGCAAATGGACTACCTGGGTTTTATTGACCGTTATCATTCACGCATCCGCATGTTCCACGTCAAGGACGCGGAGTTCCGTCCCGATGCGCGCTCCGGTGTCTATGGCGGTTACCAGAGCTGGGTCGAGCGCCCTGGACGTTTTCGCTCGCTGGGTGATGGCCAGATCGATTTCAAGTCGATTTTCAGCAAGCTGACCCAATATGGCTTCACCGGCTGGGCCGTGCTGGAGTGGGAGTGCTGCCTGAAAGACTCCGCGCAAGGCGCCGCCGAAGGCGCGGGGTTCATCCGCGAACACATGATTACCCGAAGCCAAAAGGCCTTTGACGATTTTGTCAGCGTGGCCAGCGATGCGGCTTCCAACAGGCGTTTGTTGGGCTTGCCTGACGCCTGA
- a CDS encoding LacI family DNA-binding transcriptional regulator: MSNIREVARLAGVSVATVSRTLKSPDCVRQATRDKVNAAVEQAGYRPNLMAVQFRSRRTANLVILVPKIANTFFARVISGAQQAAQAAGYRLLLCDTQGREDIEREFADLVYAHQADGVIQLRAYDPFPADSVDTPPMVNACEVIKGGRHPTISLDNHAAAKAMTEHLISLGHRRIGLIKGPQSSPLTQDRVAGYQTALDQAGITPDSAIICHGDFSLRAGYDGATTLLTMPDRPTALFCENDEMAIGALKRIKEMGLRVPEDISLVGFDDIPLAQYCDPPLTTIAQPCEAFGRRAVEMLIDVIETKSTVRQIVILPFTLTIRESTAPPSSSNYPGAGP; encoded by the coding sequence TTGTCCAATATTCGTGAAGTCGCCCGGCTCGCCGGCGTGTCGGTGGCCACCGTATCGAGAACCCTGAAATCACCCGACTGCGTGCGCCAGGCCACTCGGGACAAGGTCAATGCCGCCGTCGAGCAAGCGGGTTATCGCCCCAACCTGATGGCCGTGCAGTTCCGTTCACGGCGAACCGCCAACCTGGTCATCCTCGTCCCGAAAATTGCCAACACGTTTTTTGCCCGCGTGATCAGCGGTGCACAACAGGCTGCCCAAGCCGCCGGTTATCGACTGTTGTTGTGCGATACCCAAGGGCGCGAAGACATCGAACGTGAGTTTGCCGACCTAGTCTATGCTCATCAGGCCGATGGCGTGATCCAGCTGCGCGCCTACGATCCTTTCCCAGCTGATAGCGTTGACACCCCGCCGATGGTCAATGCATGCGAAGTGATCAAGGGCGGCCGCCACCCCACCATCAGTCTCGACAACCACGCGGCCGCCAAGGCGATGACCGAGCACCTGATCAGTTTGGGCCATCGCCGGATCGGCCTGATCAAAGGTCCTCAAAGCAGCCCTCTGACCCAAGATCGGGTCGCGGGTTACCAGACTGCCTTGGATCAAGCAGGCATCACTCCCGACTCAGCGATTATTTGCCACGGTGACTTCAGCTTGCGCGCCGGCTATGACGGCGCCACGACCCTGCTGACTATGCCCGATCGCCCTACAGCGCTGTTTTGTGAGAACGATGAGATGGCCATTGGCGCGCTCAAGCGCATCAAGGAAATGGGCCTGCGCGTGCCCGAGGATATTTCGTTGGTGGGGTTCGATGACATTCCACTGGCGCAGTATTGCGATCCACCGCTTACGACCATCGCACAGCCTTGCGAAGCATTTGGGCGAAGAGCGGTAGAAATGCTGATCGACGTGATCGAGACAAAATCGACCGTCAGGCAGATTGTGATACTGCCTTTCACGCTTACGATACGTGAGAGCACTGCCCCGCCAAGTTCGTCAAACTACCCAGGCGCCGGGCCTTGA
- a CDS encoding SDR family NAD(P)-dependent oxidoreductase — protein MTVDTRGEFEGRVVLVTGAASGIGRAVALMLHERGAKVVAEDKSPTVEQLARPGLVPLIADITEDGAAETAVATAIAHFGRLDILVNNAGIIINKLVVDMTRDDWERIQAVNVTAAFLHAREAIKAMIPNRTGAIVNIASYAAYQAFPTIAAYTASKGALAQLTRTLALEVIDYGIRVNAVGSGDVVTNILNDVVEDGPGFLAQHGEKTPIKRAAQPEEIAEVVAFLASERASYILGAIVMADGGMSVPAGA, from the coding sequence ATGACGGTTGATACACGTGGTGAATTCGAAGGTCGGGTGGTTCTGGTGACCGGTGCAGCGAGTGGGATTGGCCGGGCTGTCGCCCTGATGCTGCATGAGCGCGGGGCTAAAGTGGTAGCTGAAGACAAAAGTCCGACAGTCGAGCAACTCGCCCGGCCCGGCCTGGTTCCACTGATTGCGGATATCACTGAAGATGGCGCTGCCGAAACAGCAGTGGCGACAGCGATAGCACACTTTGGCCGTCTGGATATATTAGTCAATAACGCCGGGATCATCATAAACAAATTGGTCGTGGACATGACTCGCGATGATTGGGAGCGTATCCAGGCCGTCAATGTCACGGCGGCATTTTTGCATGCTCGGGAAGCCATAAAGGCGATGATCCCGAATCGAACGGGTGCCATTGTCAACATCGCGTCCTATGCGGCTTACCAAGCGTTCCCTACGATTGCGGCTTATACCGCTTCAAAAGGTGCGCTGGCCCAGCTGACTCGCACATTGGCCCTAGAGGTCATCGATTACGGTATACGCGTCAATGCAGTCGGCTCCGGAGATGTTGTGACCAATATCCTCAACGATGTTGTTGAAGACGGCCCTGGGTTCCTTGCCCAGCATGGTGAAAAGACGCCGATCAAACGTGCCGCTCAGCCCGAGGAAATCGCTGAAGTCGTGGCGTTTCTAGCCTCAGAGCGGGCATCTTATATTTTAGGCGCCATCGTCATGGCGGATGGAGGGATGAGCGTCCCCGCCGGAGCCTGA
- a CDS encoding helix-turn-helix domain-containing protein, whose protein sequence is MATLGQPSRSDHHERIPAHKMPDYLPATAHQPSGQSLNSQVQVQIFRHRTTQQSLMIPAVAEPLLVLIVSGAAVVEERMGNEDWTATPVAAGDFFLTTSPLPYEMRWQTESDGGFEVMHVYLSQHLLDLAARDIVSCPDGVQRLREVSGERDPEVTALMRSLYHEVTSNPQASSLYLQGVGQALAVHLARRYGDGSEPSKRMNALPAYKLHKAIATLQTGMDSTFSLDKLASEAGMSVSHFSRLFKKATGRSPSQYFIHLRMEMARELLLESDLSILNVALEVGYASPSYFAQLFKRHTGVTPREYRHRS, encoded by the coding sequence ATGGCAACGCTTGGCCAGCCATCCCGTTCAGATCATCATGAGCGGATTCCCGCCCATAAAATGCCGGATTACCTACCCGCTACGGCCCATCAGCCTTCTGGCCAAAGTTTGAACTCGCAGGTGCAGGTACAGATATTCAGGCATCGAACCACCCAGCAGAGTCTGATGATTCCTGCTGTCGCAGAACCTCTGCTTGTTCTGATCGTTTCGGGTGCTGCCGTCGTCGAAGAGCGCATGGGGAACGAAGACTGGACGGCCACCCCTGTCGCTGCTGGCGACTTTTTTCTGACTACGTCGCCCCTCCCCTATGAAATGCGATGGCAAACAGAAAGCGATGGGGGCTTTGAAGTGATGCATGTCTATCTCAGCCAGCATCTGCTGGATCTTGCCGCGCGGGATATTGTTTCGTGTCCGGACGGAGTCCAGCGGCTACGAGAGGTATCCGGCGAACGAGATCCCGAAGTTACGGCGCTGATGAGATCCCTCTATCACGAAGTGACTTCAAACCCCCAAGCCAGCTCGCTGTACCTGCAAGGCGTAGGCCAAGCGCTTGCTGTGCATTTGGCCCGACGCTATGGCGACGGTAGCGAACCGTCCAAACGGATGAACGCCTTGCCGGCCTACAAACTCCATAAGGCCATTGCGACCCTACAAACAGGAATGGACAGTACATTCAGCCTGGACAAACTGGCATCCGAAGCGGGCATGAGCGTTTCGCACTTCAGCCGTCTGTTCAAGAAAGCAACAGGACGGAGTCCATCCCAGTACTTTATTCATCTGCGGATGGAAATGGCGCGGGAGCTGCTTCTGGAATCAGACCTCAGCATCCTGAACGTCGCTCTTGAGGTTGGCTATGCCAGCCCAAGTTATTTCGCTCAATTGTTCAAGCGTCATACCGGCGTAACGCCGCGTGAATACCGTCATCGGAGTTAA
- a CDS encoding LysR family transcriptional regulator, translating to MQVFAKLAELESFTKVAEVMQAGRPHVTRTIQDLEASLGVRLFQRTTRKVKLTAEGERFYERVKEILANIAETTSMFDRSGATLRGRLRIDIPTAFSQHSFMESLRRFTEAFPEIELALGVTDRTVDLVAEGIDCVLRIGDLPDSSMVAREIGTAIMVTCASPGYLQAFGAPTTLQDLIDHRCVSFLSGQSNRPLPWHFSVDGEDHPHTPSGGITVNESNAYVQCGVAGFGIVQAPGITVETFLASGELVEVLRAHRPQPRLVSVLYPSRTHLAPQVDAFVDWLKEHFPVLHPSWFTAH from the coding sequence ATGCAGGTATTCGCCAAGCTAGCGGAGCTAGAGAGCTTCACTAAAGTTGCAGAAGTAATGCAGGCAGGGCGCCCGCACGTCACACGCACCATTCAGGATCTGGAAGCTTCGCTGGGTGTCCGTCTCTTCCAGCGCACTACTCGCAAGGTAAAACTGACTGCTGAGGGGGAGCGATTTTACGAACGCGTCAAAGAGATTTTGGCGAATATCGCAGAGACCACTTCGATGTTCGACCGTAGTGGGGCGACCTTACGTGGAAGGCTTCGAATTGACATCCCCACTGCATTTTCCCAACATAGCTTCATGGAAAGCCTTAGGAGATTTACGGAGGCATTTCCCGAAATCGAACTTGCGCTGGGTGTGACCGACCGTACGGTAGATCTCGTAGCCGAGGGCATCGACTGTGTACTGAGAATTGGTGACCTCCCAGATTCAAGTATGGTGGCCAGAGAAATTGGCACCGCCATCATGGTGACCTGTGCGTCCCCTGGTTATCTCCAAGCCTTCGGAGCACCCACAACCCTGCAAGATCTAATAGACCACCGATGTGTCAGCTTTCTTTCCGGTCAAAGCAACAGGCCGCTCCCTTGGCACTTCTCGGTGGACGGCGAGGATCATCCTCACACCCCCAGTGGTGGTATCACTGTGAATGAGTCAAATGCCTACGTTCAATGTGGTGTTGCAGGCTTCGGCATTGTTCAAGCTCCGGGTATTACCGTTGAGACCTTCCTCGCAAGTGGAGAACTGGTTGAGGTGCTCAGGGCTCATCGTCCACAGCCGCGATTGGTTTCCGTGCTTTATCCAAGCAGAACGCATCTTGCTCCTCAGGTCGACGCATTTGTGGATTGGCTGAAGGAACATTTTCCTGTGCTACACCCCAGCTGGTTCACAGCGCACTAA